One part of the Musa acuminata AAA Group cultivar baxijiao chromosome BXJ1-5, Cavendish_Baxijiao_AAA, whole genome shotgun sequence genome encodes these proteins:
- the LOC135673831 gene encoding deSI-like protein At4g17486 isoform X2, which yields MGMGNGGGDGSGGTHVYLNVYDLTPVNNYLYWFGLGVFHSGIEVHGMEYGFGAHDYPTSGVFEVEPKSCPGFIFRRSVWLGTTDMSHSEFRLFIEDVAGKYHGDMYHLIIKNCNHFTDEVSRHITGKPIPGWVNRLARLGSFFNCILPENIQVTAVGQLPLHPAYSDGSDSCASSFVEASEEEDADHHLLKKTNSDLAHANDKTLRLGRDVM from the exons atggggatgggcAACGGGGGCGGTGATGGGAGCGGCGGGACGCATGTCTACTTGAACGTCTATGATTTGACGCCGGTGAACAACTATCTCTACTGGTTTGGCCTCGGTGTCTTCCACTCTGGGATTGAAG TTCACGGAATGGAGTATGGATTTGGAGCACATGATTACCCAACTAGTGGAGTCTTTGAGGTAGAACCAAAAAGCTGTCCTGGTTTTATCTTCAGACGTTCTGTGTGGCTGGGCACTACTGATATGTCCCATTCAGAATTCCGCCTATTTATTGAAGATGTGGCTGGAAAATATCATGGTGACATGTATCATTTGATCATCAAGAACTGCAATCATTTTACAGATGAAGTTAGCAGGCATATAACAGGAAAGCCTATTCCAGGATGGGTGAATAGACTTGCCAGATTAG gatcatttttcaaCTGCATTCTCCCTGAAAACATTCAGGTTACTGCAGTCGGACAGTTGCCACTTCATCCAGCTTACTCTG ATGGATCAGATTCATGTGCATCCTCGTTTGTAGAGGCAAGTGAAGAGGAAGATGCAGATCATCACCTTCTAAAGAAAACAAACAGCGACTTGGCGCATGCAAATGATAAGACACTGAGGCTTGGTAGAGATGTCATGTGA
- the LOC135673831 gene encoding deSI-like protein At4g17486 isoform X1 produces MGMGNGGGDGSGGTHVYLNVYDLTPVNNYLYWFGLGVFHSGIEVHGMEYGFGAHDYPTSGVFEVEPKSCPGFIFRRSVWLGTTDMSHSEFRLFIEDVAGKYHGDMYHLIIKNCNHFTDEVSRHITGKPIPGWVNRLARLGSFFNCILPENIQVTAVGQLPLHPAYSEDGSDSCASSFVEASEEEDADHHLLKKTNSDLAHANDKTLRLGRDVM; encoded by the exons atggggatgggcAACGGGGGCGGTGATGGGAGCGGCGGGACGCATGTCTACTTGAACGTCTATGATTTGACGCCGGTGAACAACTATCTCTACTGGTTTGGCCTCGGTGTCTTCCACTCTGGGATTGAAG TTCACGGAATGGAGTATGGATTTGGAGCACATGATTACCCAACTAGTGGAGTCTTTGAGGTAGAACCAAAAAGCTGTCCTGGTTTTATCTTCAGACGTTCTGTGTGGCTGGGCACTACTGATATGTCCCATTCAGAATTCCGCCTATTTATTGAAGATGTGGCTGGAAAATATCATGGTGACATGTATCATTTGATCATCAAGAACTGCAATCATTTTACAGATGAAGTTAGCAGGCATATAACAGGAAAGCCTATTCCAGGATGGGTGAATAGACTTGCCAGATTAG gatcatttttcaaCTGCATTCTCCCTGAAAACATTCAGGTTACTGCAGTCGGACAGTTGCCACTTCATCCAGCTTACTCTG AAGATGGATCAGATTCATGTGCATCCTCGTTTGTAGAGGCAAGTGAAGAGGAAGATGCAGATCATCACCTTCTAAAGAAAACAAACAGCGACTTGGCGCATGCAAATGATAAGACACTGAGGCTTGGTAGAGATGTCATGTGA
- the LOC135673834 gene encoding probable xyloglucan endotransglucosylase/hydrolase protein 32 — MALLLLCLLLMFGSVAAQPSPGYYPGSLFRPLRFYQGYSNLWGPQHQSVSQDQYSLTIWLDSSSGSGFKSTRPYRNGYFAASIKLQSGYTAGVNTAFYLSNNQAHPGNHDEVDIEFLGTTFGKPYTLQTNVYVRGSGDGRLIGREMRFHLWFDPTADFHRYAMLWNPDEIIFFVDDVPIRRYEKKTEATFPDRPMWMYGSIWDASSWATENGKYKVDYQYQPFVARYTDFKIGGCSAFAPSGCRPVPASPSGGGLSPQQRAAMEWVQRNHLVYDYCQDYSRDHSLTPEC, encoded by the exons ATGGCTCTTCTCCTTCTCTGCCTTCTCCTTATGTTCGGTTCTGTAGCTGCTCAGCCCTCTCCGGGATACTACCCCGGTTCTTTATTCAGGCCTTTAAGATTCTACCAAGGCTACAGTAATCTCTGGGGTCCTCAGCACCAATCAGTCTCCCAAGACCAATACTCCCTAACGATATGGCTTGACAGCAGCTCAG GTAGCGGATTCAAGTCGACTCGCCCATACCGAAACGGCTACTTCGCTGCTTCGATCAAGCTTCAGAGTGGCTATACTGCAGGAGTGAATACGGCCTTCTAT CTGTCGAACAACCAGGCTCATCCGGGGAACCACGACGAGGTCGACATCGAGTTCCTCGGCACCACCTTTGGGAAGCCCTACACTCTCCAGACCAACGTGTACGTTCGGGGCAGCGGCGACGGCAGGCTCATCGGCCGGGAGATGAGGTTCCACCTCTGGTTCGATCCCACGGCCGACTTCCATCGATATGCAATGCTCTGGAACCCCGATGAGATCAT ATTCTTCGTGGACGATGTGCCGATAAGAAGGTACGAGAAGAAGACGGAGGCAACGTTCCCCGATCGGCCGATGTGGATGTACGGCTCCATCTGGGATGCGTCGTCATGGGCGACCGAGAACGGCAAGTACAAGGTGGACTACCAGTACCAGCCGTTCGTGGCGAGGTACACCGACTTCAAGATCGGGGGGTGCTCGGCGTTCGCGCCATCCGGTTGCCGGCCGGTGCCGGCCTCGCCGTCTGGCGGCGGCCTCAGCCCGCAGCAGCGCGCGGCCATGGAGTGGGTTCAGAGGAACCACCTGGTCTACGACTACTGCCAGGACTACAGCAGGGACCATTCTCTCACTCCCGAGTGCTGA
- the LOC135673833 gene encoding aquaporin PIP1-2-like yields MEGKEEDVRVGANKFPERQPIGTAAQSQEKDYKEPPLAPLFEPGELKSWSFYRAGIAEFMATFLFLYITILTVMGVVKSSSKCSTVGIQGIAWAFGGMIFALVYCTAGISGGHINPAVTFGLFLARKLSLTRAIFYMVMQCLGAICGAGVVKGFQKGVYENNGGGANVVAAGYSKGDGLGAEIVGTFILVYTVFSATDAKRNARDSHVPILAPLPIGFAVFLVHLATIPITGTGINPARSLGAAIIYNKDHAWDDHWIFWVGPFIGAALAAFYHQIVIRAIPFKSRS; encoded by the exons atggaggGGAAGGAGGAGGATGTGAGGGTTGGAGCCAACAAGTTCCCGGAGAGGCAGCCCATTGGGACAGCAGCTCAGAGCCAGGAGAAGGACTACAAGGAGCCACCACTGGCGCCTCTGTTCGAGCCCGGGGAGCTCAAGTCATGGTCCTTCTACAGGGCTGGGATTGCCGAGTTCATGgccaccttcctcttcctctacatCACCATCCTCACTGTCATGGGGGTGGTCAAGTCCAGCAGCAAGTGCTCCACCGTGGGCATCCAAGGAATTGCCTGGGCCTTTGGAGGCATGATCTTTGCCTTGGTCTACTGCACCGCCGGCATCTCTG GTGGCCATATCAACCCTGCGGTGACCTTCGGGCTGTTCCTGGCGAGGAAGCTCTCCCTCACGAGGGCCATCTTCTACATGGTGATGCAGTGCCTGGGCGCCATCTGCGGCGCCGGCGTGGTCAAGGGATTCCAAAAGGGTGTCTACGAGAACAACGGCGGCGGAGCCAACGTCGTGGCCGCCGGTTACTCCAAGGGTGACGGCCTGGGCGCCGAGATCGTGGGCACCTTCATCCTCGTCTACACCGTCTTCTCTGCAACCGATGCCAAGCGTAACGCCAGGGACTCCCATGTCCCC AtccttgctccattgcccatcggaTTCGCCGTCTTCCTGGTTCACTTGGCGACCATCCCCATCACCGGCACCGGCATCAACCCCGCTCGGAGCCTGGGAGCTGCCATCATCTACAACAAGGACCACGCATGGGATGACCAC TGGATCTTCTGGGTCGGTCCGTTCATAGGAGCTGCCCTGGCCGCCTTCTACCACCAGATCGTCATCAGAGCCATCCCATTCAAGAGCAGATCCTGA
- the LOC103973265 gene encoding pentatricopeptide repeat-containing protein At3g26782, mitochondrial-like, translating into MRSNRVRLLNHRIIKDLTDGGFFEQALHAYRCLRLSDVKPDRFTFTYVLKSCVGILAIDEAMSIHSHIFKCGFVCNLLITNSLIEVYSNFGALSSARQLFDDMPQRNLASWNLMISGYGKNGHYKVALEQCSYMKHEGLVLDKVGVKIVLPIIGHVKAFSLGKCIHAHVINTGLSKDTAVVTALLDMYSRCGEFRASSHLFDEISHKDVICWNAMITGYSQLGKPLLVLELFKRMLFEGFGPSIPTIFLLLHACTVLSVIQVGKCMHGYITKLGFSSDVSVSGLLIDMYSKCGELGSASRVFGELSRGNVHSWTSMIHGLGMHGYGRVALMAFFKMVKMGIVPDGICFLVLLASFSHCGMMEEGHKIFYYMVSQYGVQPSMEHYARIVDLFGRAGYINEAVGFLSQMPIEPDSTVMGALLSACRIHDHKETQEVFERFFEPKWSAAGLYKVLLGIHACRGRWDEVIKIRRLMKERGLKGTSGCSLIELNP; encoded by the coding sequence ATGAGATCGAATCGAGTCCGGTTGCTGAACCACAGAATCATCAAGGACCTAACAGACGGCGGTTTCTTCGAGCAAGCCCTCCATGCTTACCGATGTCTTCGTCTTTCCGACGTAAAGCCCGACAGATTCACATTCACGTATGTGCTCAAGTCCTGCGTCGGCATTTTAGCTATTGATGAAGCGATGTCGATCCACTCCCACATCTTCAAGTGTGGTTTCGTATGCAATTTGCTTATCACTAATTCCTTGATAGAAGTGTATTCTAATTTTGGCGCGTTAAGCTCCGCCCGGCAGTTGTTTGATGATATGCCTCAGAGGAACTTGGCTTCCTGGAACTTAATGATTTCTGGCTACGGGAAGAACGGTCACTATAAGGTAGCCTTGGAGCAGTGTAGTTATATGAAGCATGAAGGATTAGTATTAGATAAAGTGGGCGTAAAGATTGTTCTTCCGATAATTGGCCATGTGAAAGCCTTTAGTCTGGGTAAATGCATTCATGCTCATGTCATCAATACTGGTTTATCTAAAGACACAGCTGTAGTGACTGCTCTTTTAGACATGTATTCGAGATGTGGAGAATTTCGTGCTTCGAGCCACCTCTTTGATGAGATATCGCACAAGGATGTCATATGTTGGAATGCAATGATCACCGGGTACTCTCAACTTGGTAAACCTCTTTTGGTTCTTGAGCTCTTTAAGCGAATGCTGttcgaaggcttcgggccaagcatTCCTACCATATTTCTTCTACTTCATGCTTGCACTGTTCTATCTGTTATCCAAGTTGGAAAGTGTATGCATGGCTATATCACAAAGCTTGGTTTCAGTTCAGATGTTTCTGTAAGCGGACTTCTGATAGACATGTACTCTAAATGTGGAGAGTTGGGTTCTGCTTCTCGTGTTTTCGGTGAGTTGTCCAGAGGGAATGTTCATTCATGGACTTCCATGATTCATGGTCTTGGCATGCATGGATATGGTAGGGTTGCTCTGATGGCATTTTTTAAGATGGTGAAGATGGGCATTGTTCCTGATGGCATCTGCTTCCTTGTCTTGCTAGCTTCTTTCAGCCACTGCGGAATGATGGAGGAAGGGCATAAAATATTCTATTACATGGTATCACAATATGGTGTCCAGCCTAGTATGGAGCACTAtgcaaggatagttgatctttttgGGCGGGCAGGATACATAAATGAAGCAGTGGGGTTTCTATCGCAGATGCCAATAGAACCGGATAGTACTGTCATGGGGGCTTTACTTAGTGCATGTAGAATTCATGATCATAAAGAGACGCAAGAAGTATTTGAGAGGTTCTTCGAACCAAAGTGGTCAGCTGCAGGTCTCTACAAGGTCTTGTTGGGCATTCATGCATGCAGGGGCCGTTGGGATGAAGTCATTAAGATCAGAAGGTTGATGAAAGAGAGGGGCTTAAAGGGTACCTCCGGATGTAGTTTGATAGAATTAAATCCATGA
- the LOC135673835 gene encoding tubulin beta-7 chain encodes MREILHIQAGQCGNQIGGKFWEVVSDEHGIDPKGNYVGDSRLQLERVNVYYNEASGGRYVPRAVLMDLEPGTMDALRVGPYGQLFRPDNFVFGQNGAGNNWAKGHYTEGAELIDAVLDVVRKEAENCDCLQGFQICHSLGGGTGSGMGTLLISKIREEYPDRMMLTFSVFPSPKVSDTVVEPYNATLSVHQLVENADECMVLDNEALYDICFRTLKLTNPSFGDLNHLISTTMSGVTCCLRFPGQLNSDLRKLAVNLIPFPRLHFFMVGFTPLTSRGSQQYRALTIPELTQQMWDAKNMMCAADPRHGRYLTASAMFRGKMSTKEVDEQMIAVQNKNSSYFVEWIPNNVKSSVCDIPPTGLSMSATFMGNSTSIQEMFRRVSEQFTVMFRRKAFLHWYTGEGMDEMEFTEAESNMNDLVSEYQQYQDAVADADDDEAYGDEVEET; translated from the exons ATGAGGGAGATCCTGCACATCCAAGCCGGGCAATGCGGCAACCAGATCGGTGGCAAGTTCTGGGAGGTGGTGTCGGACGAGCACGGCATCGACCCCAAGGGGAATTACGTCGGCGACTCCCGCCTGCAGCTGGAGCGGGTGAACGTCTACTACAACGAGGCCAGCGGCGGCCGATACGTGCCGCGGGCGGTGCTCATGGACCTGGAGCCGGGAACCATGGACGCGCTGCGCGTCGGTCCCTACGGCCAGCTCTTCCGCCCCGACAACTTCGTCTTCGGCCAGAACGGGGCGGGCAACAACTGGGCCAAGGGGCACTACACCGAGGGCGCCGAGCTCATCGATGCCGTCCTCGATGTGGTCCGTAAAGAGGCCGAGAACTGCGACTGCCTCCAAG GGTTTCAGATCTGCCACTCGCTGGGAGGAGGGACCGGGTCGGGGATGGGGACGCTGCTGATATCGAAGATCCGGGAGGAGTACCCCGACCGGATGATGCTGACGTTCTCGGTGTTCCCGTCGCCCAAGGTGTCGGACACGGTGGTGGAACCGTACAACGCGACGCTGTCAGTGCATCAGCTGGTGGAGAACGCCGACGAGTGCATGGTGCTCGACAACGAGGCGCTCTACGACATCTGCTTCAGGACGCTCAAGCTCACCAACCCCAGCT TTGGTGACCTGAACCacctcatctccaccaccatgagcGGCGTGACGTGCTGCCTCCGCTTCCCGGGGCAGCTTAACTCCGACCTGCGCAAGCTGGCCGTCAACCTCATCCCCTTCCCCCGCCTCCACTTCTTCATGGTGGGCTTCACCCCCCTGACGTCGCGCGGCTCCCAGCAGTACCGCGCCCTCACCATCCCGGAGCTCACCCAGCAGATGTGGGACGCCAAGAACATGATGTGCGCCGCGGACCCCCGCCACGGTCGCTACCTCACCGCCTCCGCCATGTTCCGCGGCAAGATGAGCACCAAGGAGGTGGACGAGCAGATGATCGCGGTCCAGAACAAGAACTCCTCCTACTTCGTGGAGTGGATCCCCAACAACGTCAAGTCCAGCGTCTGCGACATCCCCCCCACCGGCCTCTCCATGTCCGCCACCTTCATGGGCAACTCCACCTCCATCCAGGAGATGTTCAGGCGCGTCTCCGAGCAGTTCACCGTCATGTTCCGCCGCAAGGCTTTCCTGCACTGGTACACCGGGGAAGGCATGGACGAGATGGAGTTCACCGAGGCCGAGAGCAACATGAACGACCTCGTGTCCGAGTACCAGCAGTATCAGGACGCCGTCGCCGACGCGGACGACGACGAAGCCTACGGCGACGAGGTCGAGGAGACCTAA